CGGTCCGTTACAAATCTGCCGAGCTGGATTGCGGTTTCCGCATGGACCTCCTTGTTGAGGATTCCCTGGTCGTTGAGATCAAGTCCGTCGAAAAACTGCTCCCGATCCATGAAGCCCAACTTCTTACATATATGAAATTATCTGGCATAAGGACCGGTTTATTGATAAATTTCAACGTTCGCCTCCTGAAGGATGGTATAAGAAGGTTTGTTCTTTGATGTTTAGTACTTAGGGAACCCCCCCGGCTTTGCCGGGGGACCCGAACTGTGTCTCAGTTTTTGCTTTTCCCCCTTTTTGTTTGAGGTTTACTCTGTGCTCTCTGTGTTCTCT
This window of the bacterium genome carries:
- a CDS encoding GxxExxY protein → MADNDPLTGRLIGAAIEVHRELGPGLLESAYQECLCHELLLQGVEFQRQFPLPVRYKSAELDCGFRMDLLVEDSLVVEIKSVEKLLPIHEAQLLTYMKLSGIRTGLLINFNVRLLKDGIRRFVL